One Caloenas nicobarica isolate bCalNic1 chromosome 31, bCalNic1.hap1, whole genome shotgun sequence genomic region harbors:
- the LOC135999938 gene encoding basic proline-rich protein-like: MSGTPTLPRGARRAPNPPDGAASPAGSRGGVTMERQRRRRRGSAGSRGLPPAARALPGEISPWFHHPPPAPEEKFLLRARGSSRPSRARGAGAALAPRPPLRPLPAPPALGCRAPHRCWGTPARSPEPKAQLRRGKPRHSETHPTPNLPPRPLARQKRPQVKGGHSPRRRLSRGVGRGGRVNTAPRPGQTAGWGQPPGVDAYGRAGRAWGRVRRCSAGATEPPGPVGTPVRPLASGEQRGTRCCQCARPGVSPACQDVGTPTLCSPLSRHGHKRGVPELPPRQCRPCPAHPGFRPSCSWGRQEQRDMGSTVSPVGPVRRDREQPTRDRPPHPGSDFSGGSGAERRQRVGRGAERGPRAPGAGSAPRPARPRPPPLPGSIPDPRDSPQPGCKSDRRTGTATARSVPPCRPPPPVGGSVRSLPSLTCAPRPSSGPVPGPRPRLRLHLPPPRPARPPPLPPPPPPGLQEAPAPAPLIGQRAGGPASYWCGGAAHHTRHTPPPREGGGHAGPPPGPGVRCGRGEELSQRRGMAAVNGAALGATPGIEEGGARYGPPRRLARCQAPSAPRPLRPPSPEAKPAPLRSAPRAPEGGGTGHGRAGYGAGGVGWRTGRRSTGHRGGLESWAPRTGYRGGGRGAGTESQAPGGEWRTGARPLPGAGGKCEEPPPPPPPGAAKANTAPRRRYVSRAGGTRRGAPIQRRGRLPPPSPHPLGPGTGHLPPGRGTPLPSSIRPSVRPSVHLPRLPPAAPSSPPPVHLHRRPSVRPPPLPDPPGSGLPRGRREDGAGKSTENPLGAAAAAHPLPAPPPTVPQAASRGPAAPRGAPARSPRSVPAAALPVPPAPPAPGGGPDGAARTHLPPARTRCDRDRAGAAEPPGPSQPDRRRGRKDRAVIAARARPPAEGTAGPGSRAPRAAGGGTDTRGDTGRGFGCPWHRLFGL, translated from the exons ATGTCGGGGACGCCGACGCTGCCACGGGGAGCCAGGCGGGCGCCAAACCCCCCAGACGGGGCGGCCTCCCCCGCCGGCTCCCGCGGTGGGGTTACCATGGAaaggcagcggcggcggcgcaggGGGAGCGCGGGCTCCCGGGGGCTCCCGCCAGCAGCCCGCGCGCTGCCAGGAGAGATTTCTCCGTGGTTTCATCatccgccgcccgccccggagGAGAAGTTCCTGCTCCGTGCTCGGGGCAGCAGCCGCCCCTCCAGGGCCAGGGGTGCGGGGGCTGCGCTggccccgcggcccccgctGCGCCCactgcccgccccccccgcgctcGG CTGCCGCGCTCCCCACCGCTGCTGGGGGACCCCGGCCCGCTCCCCTGAGCCCAAAGCCCAGCTGCGGCGGGGGAAACCGAGGCACAGCGAGACTCACCCCACGCCGAACCTGCCACCGCGTCCTCTCGCCCGGCAAAAGCGGCCCCAGGTCAAGGGCGGCCACAGCCCAAGACGACGGCTCTCCCGTGGTGTGGGCCGCGGCGGGAGGGTAAATACCGCACCCCGCCCCGGGCAAACAGCCGGCTGGGGGCAGCCACCGGGGGTGGACGCGTACGGCAGGGCTGGACGTGCGTGGGGCAGAGTCCGACGGTGCTCGGCGGGTGCTACCGAGCCACCAGGCCCGGTGGGCACCCCTGTGCGGCCCCTCGCCAGCGGTGAACAGAGAGGTACGCGCTGCTGCCAGTGTGCCAGGCCCGGAGTGTCACCGGCATGCCAGGACGTGGGGACACCCACCCTCTGTTCTCCTCTATCCCGGCACGGGCACAAGCGGGGGGTTCCCGAGCTGCCCCCACGCCAGTGCCGTCCCTGCCCCGCACACCCGGGGTTTCGGCCGAGCTGCTCGTGGGGCcggcaggagcagagggacatGGGCAGCACCGTGTCACCCGTGGG CCCCGTGCGGAGGGACCGGGAACAACCCACGCGTGaccgccccccccaccccggcagCGACTTCTCCGGCGGCtccggcgcggagcggcggcagCGGGTCGGCCGTGGCGCGGAGCGCGGTCCCCGTGCACCGGGAGCGGGCAGCGCTCCGCGCCCCGCCCgtccccgcccgccgccgctccccggtAGCATCCCGGATCCACGCGACTCACCGCAACCGGGCTGCAAGAGCGACCGCCGCACCGGCACCGCTACCGCTCGGTCGGTACCGCCGTGCAGACCCCCCCCACCCGTCGGTGGGTCCGTCCGCTCCCTCCCGTCGCTCACCTGCGCGCCCCGCCCGAGCTCCGGGCCGGTCccggggccgcggccccgccTCCGCCTTCacctgccgccgccgcgccccgcccgcccccccccgctgccgccgccgccgccgccggggctcCAGGAAgctcccgcccccgccccgctcatTGGGCAGCGCGCCGGCGGTCCGGCCTCCTATTGGTGCGGGGGTGCCGCCCATCACACCCgccacaccccccccccacgGGAGGGCGGGGGCCATGCGGGCCCCCCCCCGGGACCGGGGGTGCGGtgcgggaggggggaagagcTGAGTCAGAGGCGCGGGATGGCGGCGGTTAACGGGGCCGCGTTAGGAGCGACCCCGGGGATTGAGGAGGGGGGAGCCCGGTACGGCCCCCCCCGGCGCCTCGCCCGGTGCCAGGCGCCGAGCGCGCCCCGCCCGCTGCGGCCGCCGAGCCCCGAGGCCaagcccgccccgctccgctccgccccgcgGGCACCGGAGGGCGGGGGAACCGGGCACGGGAGAGCCGGGTACGGTGCGGGGGGGGTGGGATGGAGAACCGGGCGCCGGAGCACCGGGCACCGGGGagggctggagagctgggcaccTCGAACCGGGTACCGAGGCGGGGGTAGAGGAGCGGGCACGGAGAGCCAGGCACCGGGCGGGGAATGGAGAACCGG AGCGCGGCCGCTGCCCGGCGCTGGCGGAAAGTgtgaggagccgccgccgccgccgccaccgggGGCTGCCAAGGCAAACACCGCCCCGCGCAGACGTTATGTCAGCCGGGCGGGCGGGACCCGCCGGGGGGCACCGATccagcgccggggccgcctccccccgccctccccacACCCGCTGGGTCCCGGTACCGGGCACCTGCCGCCGGGCCGCGGAACTCCGCTTCCCTCATCcatccgtccgtccgtccgtccgtccgtccacCTGCCTCGCCTCCCCCCGGCCGCACCTTCATCACCTCCGCCCGTGCACCTGCATCgccgtccgtctgtccggccGCCCCCCCTGCCCGACCCGCCGGGTTCGGGGCtcccgcgggggcggcgggaggacGGGGCGGGGAAATCCACCGAAAATCCCCTcggcgccgctgccgccgctcacccgctcccggccccgccgcccacCGTCCCGCAAGCGGCctcccgcggccccgccgctccccgcggagcccccgcccgctccccgcgcTCGGTGCCCGCGGCTGCGCTCCCGGTgccgcccgctccccccgcACCGGGGGGCGGCCCCGACGGCGCGGCCCGGACTCACCTCCCGCCGGCGAGGACGCGGTGCGACCGGGACCGGGCGGGGGCCGCGGAGCCGCCAGGCCCGTCTCAGCCGGACCGGCGGCGTGGCAGGAAGGACCGGGCGGTCATCGCGGCCCGGGCGCGGCCGCCTGCAGAGGGCACTGCCGGTCCCGGGAGCCGAGCCCCGCGGGCCGCGGGCGGCGGGACCGACAcgcgtggggacacgggacggGGCTTTGGGTGCCCGTGGCACCGTTTATTTGGGTTGTAA
- the LOC135999995 gene encoding mothers against decapentaplegic homolog 6-like isoform X1, with product MFRSRRAGLVRRLWRQRCPVTGADEGPGALKPAAHALFKKLKDEELELLVQAVESRGAWESGCVWAPRGDPRGGPKQPLPPQLLLCRLYRWPDLRQPQELKHLCYCAGGRGGCGDAAALCCNPHHFSRLAVPETPPPPYSKASCGTSWPDEPQRPGTALWEFSYDWRADTSASRSTIKDGYWCKLAYWEHRTRVGRLYAVHEASVNVFCELPRGSGFCLGQLPAAHRSRAVRRARGKIGRGLLLSREPGGVWAYNRSEHPIFVSSPTLGPPGARGVTVLKVLPGYSAKVFDYERVGGAGGRWVPGEGPWDPHSIRISFAKGWGPCYSRQFITSCPCWLEVLLNRPR from the exons atGTTCCGCTCCCGCCGTGCCGGGCTGGTGAGGCGGCTGtggcggcagcgctgcccggtCACCGGTGCCGACGAGGGGCCCGGCGCCCTCAAACCGGCGGCGCACGCCCTGTTCAAGAAGCTGAAAGACGAGGAACTGGAGCTACTGGTGCAGGCGGTGGAGAGTCGGGGGGCCTGGGAGTCCGGCTGCGTCTGGGCCCCGCGCGGGGACCCCCGGGGGGGCCCCAAACAgccgctgcccccccagctcctgctctgccgCCTCTACCGCTGGCCCGACCTGCGCCAGCCCCAGGAACTCAAGCATCTGTGCTACTgcgcggggggccgggggggctgcggcgATGCCGCCGCGCTCTGCTGCAACCCCCACCACTTCAGCCGCCTGGCGGTGCCCG AGACGCCGCCGCCCCCCTACTCGAAGGCGTCTTGCGGTACCTCTTGGCCGGACGAACCGCAGCGCCCCGGCACCGCGCTCTGGGAGTTCAGCTACGACTGGCGCG CAGACACCAGCGCCTCGCGGAGCACCATTAAGGACGGCTACTGGTGCAAACTGGCTTACTGGGAGCACCGGACGCGCGTGGGCCGGCTCTACGCCGTGCACGAGGCGTCGGTGAACGTGTTCTGCGAGCTGCCGCGGGGCAGCGGCTTCTGCCTGGGCCAGTTGCCGGCCGCCCACCGGAGCCGCGCCGTGCGGCGGGCGCGCGGCAAGATCGGCcgggggctgctgctgagccgggagccggggggggtGTGGGCCTACAACCGCAGCGAGCACCCCATCTTTGTCAGCTCGCCCACCCTGGGCCCCCCCGGCGCGCGCGGGGTCACCGTCCTCAAGGTGCTGCCGGGTTACTCGGCGAAGGTGTTCGACTACGAACGggtggggggcgcggggggccgGTGGGTCCCCGGGGAGGggccctgggacccccacaGCATCCGCATCAGCTTCGCCAAGGGGTGGGGGCCCTGCTACTCCCGGCAGTTCatcacctcctgcccctgctgGCTGGAGGTTCTGCTGAACCGGCCGCGCTGa
- the LOC135999995 gene encoding mothers against decapentaplegic homolog 6-like isoform X2, whose product MFRSRRAGLVRRLWRQRCPVTGADEGPGALKPAAHALFKKLKDEELELLVQAVESRGAWESGCVWAPRGDPRGGPKQPLPPQLLLCRLYRWPDLRQPQELKHLCYCAGGRGGCGDAAALCCNPHHFSRLAVPETPPPPYSKASCGTSWPDEPQRPGTALWEFSYDWRDTSASRSTIKDGYWCKLAYWEHRTRVGRLYAVHEASVNVFCELPRGSGFCLGQLPAAHRSRAVRRARGKIGRGLLLSREPGGVWAYNRSEHPIFVSSPTLGPPGARGVTVLKVLPGYSAKVFDYERVGGAGGRWVPGEGPWDPHSIRISFAKGWGPCYSRQFITSCPCWLEVLLNRPR is encoded by the exons atGTTCCGCTCCCGCCGTGCCGGGCTGGTGAGGCGGCTGtggcggcagcgctgcccggtCACCGGTGCCGACGAGGGGCCCGGCGCCCTCAAACCGGCGGCGCACGCCCTGTTCAAGAAGCTGAAAGACGAGGAACTGGAGCTACTGGTGCAGGCGGTGGAGAGTCGGGGGGCCTGGGAGTCCGGCTGCGTCTGGGCCCCGCGCGGGGACCCCCGGGGGGGCCCCAAACAgccgctgcccccccagctcctgctctgccgCCTCTACCGCTGGCCCGACCTGCGCCAGCCCCAGGAACTCAAGCATCTGTGCTACTgcgcggggggccgggggggctgcggcgATGCCGCCGCGCTCTGCTGCAACCCCCACCACTTCAGCCGCCTGGCGGTGCCCG AGACGCCGCCGCCCCCCTACTCGAAGGCGTCTTGCGGTACCTCTTGGCCGGACGAACCGCAGCGCCCCGGCACCGCGCTCTGGGAGTTCAGCTACGACTGGCGCG ACACCAGCGCCTCGCGGAGCACCATTAAGGACGGCTACTGGTGCAAACTGGCTTACTGGGAGCACCGGACGCGCGTGGGCCGGCTCTACGCCGTGCACGAGGCGTCGGTGAACGTGTTCTGCGAGCTGCCGCGGGGCAGCGGCTTCTGCCTGGGCCAGTTGCCGGCCGCCCACCGGAGCCGCGCCGTGCGGCGGGCGCGCGGCAAGATCGGCcgggggctgctgctgagccgggagccggggggggtGTGGGCCTACAACCGCAGCGAGCACCCCATCTTTGTCAGCTCGCCCACCCTGGGCCCCCCCGGCGCGCGCGGGGTCACCGTCCTCAAGGTGCTGCCGGGTTACTCGGCGAAGGTGTTCGACTACGAACGggtggggggcgcggggggccgGTGGGTCCCCGGGGAGGggccctgggacccccacaGCATCCGCATCAGCTTCGCCAAGGGGTGGGGGCCCTGCTACTCCCGGCAGTTCatcacctcctgcccctgctgGCTGGAGGTTCTGCTGAACCGGCCGCGCTGa
- the ZBTB7B gene encoding zinc finger and BTB domain-containing protein 7B, protein MASPEDDLIGIPFPEHSSELLSCLNEQRQLGLLCDVTIKTQGLEYRTHRAVLAASSRYFKKLFAGPGPGQEVCELDFVGPEALGALLEFAYTATLTISSANMGEVLRAARLLEIPCVIAACVEILQGSGMEAPGPDDGDCERARRYLEAFAALPEGDAPAPPPPRPAARRSKKTRKFLQTHGARLNNHAEEPPAEAEGCGSPPLPPQPPSPPLPEGLPLPYESFELPEEEELPPHPFPFPYQPMSPEEAASDEDAIDPDLMAYLSSLHHESLAPGLDTPDKLVRKRRSQMPQECPVCHKVIHGAGKLPRHMRTHTGEKPFACQICGVRFTRNDKLKIHMRKHTGERPYSCQHCSARFLHSYDLKNHMHLHTGARPYECYRCHKAFAKDDHLQRHLKGQNCLEVRTRRRRRDEPPPLPAGPAGLDLSNGELEGLRLSIARYWCPGRPKEEEEEPEGEEGPQPDGDVPAETA, encoded by the exons ATGGCCAGCCCGGAGGACGACCTCATTGGCATCCCCTTCCCCGAGCACAGCAGCgagctgctgagctgcctcAACGAGCAGCGGCAACTGGGGCTCCTCTGCGACGTCACCATCAAGACGCAGGGGCTGGAGTACCGGACCCACCGCGCCGTCCTGGCCGCCTCCAGCCGCTACTTCAAGAAGCTGTttgccgggccggggccggggcaggaGGTCTGCGAGCTGGACTTTGTAGGGCCGGAGGCGTTGGGAGCCTTGCTGGAGTTCGCCTACACGGCCACGCTCACCATCAGCAGCGCCAACATGGGCGAGGTGCTGCGCGCCGCGCGGCTGCTGGAGATCCCCTGCGTGATCGCCGCCTGCGTGGAGATCCTGCAGGGCAGCGGGATGGAGGCGCCCGGCCCCGATGACGGCGACTGCGAGCGCGCCCGCCGCTACCTGGAGGCCTTCGCCGCGCTCCCCGAGGGGGacgcgcccgccccgccgcccccgcgccccgccgcccgccgcagcAAGAAGACCCGCAAGTTCCTGCAGACCCACGGCGCCCGGCTCAACAACCACGCCGAGGAGCCGCCCGCCGAGGCCGAGGGCTGCGGcagccccccgctgcccccgcagCCGCCGTCGCCGCCCCTGCCCGAGGGGCTGCCGCTGCCCTACGAGAGCTTCGAGCTGCCCGAGGAAGAGGAGCTGCCCCCGcaccccttccccttcccctacCAGCCCATGTCCCCCGAGGAGGCCGCCTCGGACGAGGACGCCATCGACCCCGACCTGATGGCGTACCTGAGCTCGCTGCACCACGAGTCGCTGGCGCCCGGGCTGGATACCCCCGACAAGCTGGTGCGGAAGCGCCGCTCGCAGATGCCGCAGGAGTGTCCCGTCTGCCACAAGGTCATCCACGGCGCCGGCAAGCTGCCCCGCCACATGCGCACGCACACGGGCGAGAAGCCGTTCGCCTGCCAGATCTGCGGGGTCCGCTTCACACG GAATGACAAGCTGAAGATCCACATGCGCAAGCACACGGGCGAGCGGCCCTACTCCTGCCAGCACTGCAGCGCCCGCTTCCTGCACAGCTACGACCTGAAGAACCACATGCACCTGCACACGGGCGCGCGGCCCTACGAGTGCTACCGCTGCCACAAGGCCTTCGCCAAGGACGACCACCTGCAGCGGCACCTCAAGGGCCAGAACTGCCTGGAGGTGCGGACCCGCCGGCGCCGCCGCGACGAGCCgcccccgctgcccgccggccccgccggcctCGACCTCTCCAAcggggagctggaggggctgcgCCTCTCCATCGCCCGGTACTGGTGTCCCGGGCGGcccaaggaggaggaagaggagccgGAGGGTGAGGAAGGGCCGCAGCCGGATGGTGACGTGCCGGCGGAGACGGCGTAA
- the DCST2 gene encoding LOW QUALITY PROTEIN: DC-STAMP domain-containing protein 2 (The sequence of the model RefSeq protein was modified relative to this genomic sequence to represent the inferred CDS: inserted 1 base in 1 codon) produces MAGCSLEPATVGCSVEPAHCEPPIPPTVSPYLDXGRALGEHWEPGRAHPSMGLVQRLGKALQRLRCRGKSPAAPPPSSGKKPRQPGEESKVWQLTRSLVGLVLGLVLATLYGALVLLAQGHNIWYCLVTTITLGAGLGLGMAFSVKMRVTVLLSLPYVFTKEGKTLMLLLALGLAVQGPCSNVLHNFSRAAESLSCGAELALNQTAERVQRAQDPLLKVLAKIKEIAQEAKVVGDHVRKFFRSIMDSISHVGRVLHNVWHWLANMGKVCNEELGSPYRRCVQLFDKARDDCFRAIPFLFFLCYIVSAFKPLCGLAKIGLLFCIVPQYIASFLKENIAEPVADSLDRVRREFEFNISATHHFDVSLNASKTLNEVALDIMEEVHVRMQPTSELLGIFTHVSFVAILYVYLQALRYHHQYLHDEAFDNIYITRRFVRLDLRQAEQGKPTVLPMSAWERSRYIPPAALWLCQQEQRRYGLQLVGVLRHVLLGLSIILADYGLFWLLDLIRHQLRGEIVARAPVVMGVTINGTGYTSDIFRDLVSAFDVLQEGNVSVVSQRCLLYPVEPDYTTYLSMGLLYGICLFIAVFGGYVARLRRVVCAAYYPRREQERVVFLHNTILARRVGLARVLRQAATQHVADAKQGGKVLRFLTTRLPVFARLARLLGFQKKHCLACRTAQRPDFITCITSGCKGLYCRECFQTLSNICTICMGPLTFQDTGDEEMDSSDEETVELWLSAVRAWRGEERGRQLRRGIREILEGRGGARRLPSRMEARLRARLREEASGESDGGDSEVDGDDRSLSSLDFGYQEQMESSGSELEEVVAMRPPSRQRRAW; encoded by the exons ATGGCGGGATGTTCCCTGGAACCGGCAACGGTGGGATGCTCCGTGGAACCAGCGCATTGTGAGCCGCCCATTCCGCCCACCGTATCCCCGTACCTGG CTGGGAGAGCACTGGGAGAGCACTGGGAGCCTGGGAGAGCCCATCCCAGTATGGGACTGGTCCAGCGGCTGGGCAAAGCCCTGCAAAGGCTGAGGTGCCGGGGGAAGAgcccggcggcgccgccgcctTCCAGTGGCAAAAAGCCCCGTCAGCCGGGGGAGGAGAGCAAAGTGTGGCAATTAACCCGCAGCCTCGTCGGGCTCgtgctggggctggtgctggccaCTCTATACGGGgctctggtgctgctggcccagggccaCAACATCTGGTACTGCCTGGTGACCACCATCACCCtgggcgcggggctggggctgggcatgGCCTTCTCTGTCAAGATGCGGGTCACcgtgctgctgtctctgcccTACGTCTTCACCA aggaggggaagacgctgatgctgctgctggcgctgggcTTGGCCGTGCAGGGTCCCTGCTCCAACGTCCTGCACAATTTCTCCCGGGCGGCCGAGTCGCTGTCGTGCGGGGCCGAACTCGCCCTCAACCAGACGGCCGAGCGGGTGCAACGTGCCCAGGACCCACTGCTGA AGGTGCTGGCCAAGATCAAGGAAATCGCCCAGGAAGCCAAGGTGGTGGGCGACCACGTCCGCAAGTTCTTCCGCTCCATCATGGACTCCATCAGCCACGTTG GCCGAGTCCTGCACAACGTCTGGCACTGGCTGGCCAACATGGGCAAGGTGTGCAACGAGGAGCTGGGCTCGCCGTACCGCCGCTGCGTCCAGCTCTTCGACAAGGCGAGGGACGACTGCTTCCGCGCCAtccccttcctcttcttcctctgctacATCGTCTCCGCCTTCAAGCCCCTCTGCGGGCTGGCCAAAA TCGGCCTCCTCTTCTGCATCGTCCCCCAGTACATCGCGTCCTTCCTCAAAGAGAACATCGCGGAAC CCGTGGCGGATTCTCTGGACCGCGTCCGGAGGGAGTTCGAGTTCAACATTTCGGCCACGCATCACTTTGACGTCAGCCTCAACGCCAGCAAGACGCTGAACGAGGTGGCCCTGGACATCATGGAGGAGGTGCACGTGCGCATGCAGCCCACCTCCGAGCTCCTGGGGATCTTCACGCACGTCTCCTTCGTCGCCATCCTCTACGTGTACCTcca ggcgCTGCGGTACCATCACCAGTACCTGCACGACGAGGCCTTCGACAACATCTACATCACGCGGCGGTTCGTGCGGCTGGACCTGCGGCAGGCGGAGCAGGGCAAGCCCACCGTGCTGCCCATGTCAGCCTGGGAGAGGAGTCGCTACATCCCCCCAG ccgcgctgtggctgtgccagcaggAGCAGCGGCGCTACgggctgcagctggtggggGTCCTGCGCCATGTGCTGTTGGGGCTCAGCATCATCCTGGCCGATTACGGACTTTTTTGGCTGCTCGACCTCATCCGGCATCAGCTGCGGGGGGAGATCGTGGCCAGGG CGCCGGTGGTGATGGGCGTCACCATCAACGGGACCGGCTACACCAGCGATATCTTCCGGGATTTGGTGTCTGCCTTCGACGTGCTGCAGGAGGGCAACGTCTCGGTGGTTTCCCAGCGCTGCCTCCTCTATCCCGTGGAGCCCGACTACACCACCTACCTCAGCATGG gacTCCTCTACggcatctgcctcttcatcgCCGTCTTCGGCGGCTACGTGGCGCGGCTGCGCCGGGTGGTGTGCGCCGCCTACTACCCCCGCCGCGAGCAG GAACGCGTCGTCTTCCTCCACAACACCATCCTGGCGCGGCGAGTGGGGCTGGCCCGCGTCCTGCGCCAAGCCGCCACGCAGCACGTGGCTGACGCCAAGCAAGGCGGCAAGGTCCTCCGCTTCCTCACCACCAG GCTGCCGGTATTTGCCCGCCTGGCTCGGCTCTTGGGCTTCCAGAAGAAACACTGCCTGGCTTGCAGGACGGCGCAGCGCCCGGACTTCATCACCTGCATCACCTCCGGCTGCAAAG GACTCTATTGCCGCGAGTGTTTCCAAACGCTGAGTAACATCTGCACCATCTGCATGGGCCCCCTGACCTTCCAGGACACCGGGGACGAGGAGAT GGATTCCAGCGACGAGGAGACGGTGGAGCTGTGGCTGTCCGCGGTGCGCGCGTGGCGCGGCGAGGAGCGCGGGCGGCAGCTGCGCCGGGGCATCCGGGAGATTTTGGAAGGCCGGGGGGGCGCCCGACGGTTGCCCTCCAGGATGGAAGCCCGGCTGCGAGCCCGACTGCGAGAAGAAGCCAGCGGGGAGAGCGATGGAGGGGACAGCGAGGTGGACGGCGATGACAGGTCGCTCTCCAG CCTGGATTTTGGCTACCAGGAGCAGATGGAGAGCAGCGGCAGCGagctggaggaggtggtggcCATGCGGCCACCCAGCAGGCAGCGCAGGGCCTGGTGA